Proteins co-encoded in one Methanobacteriaceae archaeon genomic window:
- a CDS encoding DUF655 domain-containing protein, with amino-acid sequence MVDNKKRNGKKPTRKKEQQAVVLDYLSRGYVKSDMSKFGGKPIAQAIGTEQFTLLELIPKHGVDLEIGDTVYIGANRKEKTKIHRVLGLLDFEKLTATSRIELDYSIRDIVTSNEEKYVNFFNTTGAISTRLHTLELIPGIGKKYMWDIINAREEKPFESFADITERLPTLTDPAGMIVNRVKQELDKNTVKRGKSKYYIFTQVPRRPKTQK; translated from the coding sequence ATGGTTGATAATAAAAAAAGAAATGGAAAAAAACCAACTAGAAAAAAAGAACAACAAGCAGTTGTTCTTGATTATTTAAGCCGAGGCTATGTTAAGTCAGATATGTCTAAATTTGGCGGAAAACCTATTGCTCAAGCTATTGGTACAGAACAATTCACTTTACTCGAGTTAATTCCAAAACACGGTGTTGATTTAGAAATAGGAGATACCGTATACATTGGAGCAAACAGAAAAGAGAAAACAAAAATTCACAGAGTTCTTGGATTATTGGACTTTGAAAAGTTAACCGCAACAAGTAGAATTGAATTAGATTATTCAATCAGAGACATTGTTACTTCAAATGAAGAAAAATATGTTAACTTCTTTAATACAACCGGTGCAATCAGTACAAGACTTCACACACTCGAGTTAATTCCAGGTATTGGTAAAAAATACATGTGGGATATTATTAATGCAAGAGAAGAAAAACCATTTGAAAGTTTTGCAGACATAACAGAAAGACTTCCTACATTAACTGATCCTGCAGGAATGATTGTAAATAGGGTTAAACAAGAATTAGATAAAAATACAGTCAAAAGAGGAAAAAGTAAGTATTACATATTTACTCAAGTTCCAAGAAGACCTAAAACTCAAAAATAA